The proteins below come from a single Gemmatimonadota bacterium genomic window:
- a CDS encoding D-aminoacylase, whose amino-acid sequence MRKFLPLFLAAAALTPLGGCTANLVRGSSLATAGAPYDVVIANGKIVDGTGASWFWGDLAISNGRIVRIAPRGLLAAVPATRRIDAKGMVVAPGFIDIQAQSYENFMVGDGKAISMVTQGITTAILGEGDTPAPVNAKMLASMTDTTQRKLVSQFTGDHGFGRWLDFMGNRGLSQNVGSFVGSGTVRQWGKGFATGEATATELDSMRAMVRHAMQDGAFGIASALIYPPNSYSSTRELIETAKAMAPYGGLYITHMRNEGDEFLEALDEAIRVGKEGGVPVEVYHLKAAGPGNWPKMALAIAKIDSARRAGQDVQADMYLYVAGGNGFNACIAPKYAADGKLLENLANPATRELIKADLHRKMPGFDNLCITGGPENVMVTGFTRPELKQYEGKRLSEISAAMHKDWADVIIDLNIAEKANLGEILFLMSEDNLRMQIAQPWMKFGTDAGSEDPATAQGMTHPRGYGNYPRLFGKYVRDEKVVPLEDAVRKASAAVATRLQLHDRGVLKEGMRADVVVFDAATIRDIATFEKPHQLSVGMQYVLVNGIEVIRDGAHTGAKPGQVVRGAAWTGWSSPK is encoded by the coding sequence ATGCGCAAGTTCCTCCCTTTGTTTCTTGCCGCCGCCGCACTCACCCCGCTCGGAGGGTGCACGGCGAACCTCGTGCGCGGGTCGTCGTTGGCGACCGCGGGTGCCCCCTACGATGTGGTGATTGCGAACGGCAAAATCGTGGACGGAACCGGGGCGTCGTGGTTCTGGGGGGATCTCGCCATCTCCAACGGCCGCATTGTCCGGATCGCACCGCGCGGCCTCCTGGCGGCAGTGCCAGCCACCCGGCGCATCGACGCCAAGGGGATGGTGGTGGCGCCGGGGTTTATCGACATCCAGGCGCAGTCCTACGAGAACTTCATGGTCGGGGACGGCAAGGCCATCTCGATGGTGACCCAAGGGATTACCACGGCCATCCTCGGTGAGGGGGATACGCCGGCTCCGGTCAATGCGAAGATGCTGGCCAGTATGACGGACACGACGCAGCGCAAACTGGTCTCCCAGTTCACGGGCGACCACGGCTTTGGTCGCTGGCTCGACTTTATGGGCAACCGCGGGCTCTCACAAAACGTCGGGTCGTTTGTGGGGAGCGGTACCGTCCGGCAATGGGGAAAAGGCTTCGCGACCGGCGAAGCCACGGCCACGGAACTCGACTCCATGCGCGCGATGGTGCGCCACGCCATGCAAGACGGTGCCTTTGGGATTGCCAGTGCGCTGATATACCCGCCCAACAGTTACTCTAGCACGCGCGAACTCATTGAGACCGCCAAGGCGATGGCGCCGTACGGCGGTTTGTATATCACCCACATGCGGAACGAGGGCGACGAGTTTCTCGAAGCGCTCGACGAAGCCATTCGCGTTGGCAAGGAAGGCGGCGTTCCGGTGGAGGTGTACCACCTGAAGGCTGCCGGTCCGGGCAACTGGCCCAAGATGGCGCTGGCGATCGCGAAAATCGATTCCGCGCGCCGCGCGGGTCAGGATGTGCAGGCCGATATGTATCTTTATGTGGCCGGTGGTAATGGCTTCAACGCCTGCATTGCACCGAAGTACGCGGCAGATGGCAAGCTGCTCGAGAACCTCGCCAATCCCGCCACGCGCGAACTGATCAAGGCCGATCTCCATCGCAAGATGCCGGGGTTTGATAACCTCTGCATCACCGGCGGACCAGAGAACGTCATGGTGACGGGCTTCACGCGCCCCGAACTCAAGCAGTATGAAGGGAAGCGGCTATCGGAAATCTCGGCGGCCATGCACAAGGATTGGGCCGACGTGATCATCGATCTCAACATCGCCGAAAAGGCGAACCTCGGCGAAATTCTCTTTTTAATGAGCGAAGACAATCTCCGCATGCAGATTGCACAGCCCTGGATGAAGTTCGGCACCGATGCGGGATCGGAAGATCCGGCCACGGCGCAGGGGATGACGCATCCGCGCGGGTACGGCAACTACCCGCGCCTGTTCGGCAAGTATGTGCGCGACGAGAAGGTCGTGCCGCTAGAAGATGCCGTGCGCAAGGCGTCGGCCGCGGTGGCCACGCGGTTGCAACTGCATGATCGTGGCGTGTTGAAGGAAGGGATGCGCGCGGATGTGGTGGTCTTTGACGCCGCGACGATTCGCGATATTGCCACATTCGAAAAACCGCACCAACTCTCCGTGGGGATGCAATACGTGCTCGTCAACGGTATTGAAGTGATCCGCGACGGTGCACACACCGGCGCCAAACCTGGCCAAGTGGTGCGTGGCGCCGCGTGGACCGGCTGGAGCAGCCCCAAGTGA
- the menC gene encoding o-succinylbenzoate synthase, with the protein MTDNTAKMSPRVGSTASAPLCVDRITLRQIELPLKEPFRISSGVVHNRRIMLLELHDSSGAVEWSECVAGESPNYSSEAIDTAWLAVTKWVAPRVLGRTFSHPSEVHPLLERDFRGHEMAKAGVEMGMWGLAAKMANMPLARFIGGVRTEIATGISLGIQKDPATLVARASEALAAGYRKVKIKIEPGNDIEWVRAVRNAVGPDAHLMADANNAYSLEDADHLAKLDDLGLMMIEQPLSHNDLVRHAALQRKLRTPICLDESITSLERAQDMVTLGSGRIINIKAGRVGGFASSLAIHDYCLEQGVPVWCGGMLESGIGRAYNVALASLPNFVLPGDLSPSARYWAQDVVTPEWTMTDGMVRVPLDVPGIGVTVDRARVESITTRTEVLSA; encoded by the coding sequence GTGACTGACAACACTGCAAAAATGAGCCCGCGCGTCGGATCGACCGCGTCGGCACCCCTCTGCGTGGATCGCATCACGCTGCGGCAAATTGAGCTGCCGCTCAAGGAGCCCTTTCGAATTTCCTCCGGCGTCGTACACAATCGCCGCATCATGCTCCTCGAGCTGCATGACAGCTCCGGTGCCGTGGAATGGAGCGAGTGTGTGGCCGGGGAGTCGCCCAACTATTCGAGCGAGGCCATCGACACCGCGTGGCTCGCCGTCACTAAATGGGTCGCGCCGCGCGTCCTTGGGCGCACCTTCTCGCACCCGAGCGAAGTGCATCCGCTCCTTGAGCGAGACTTCCGCGGCCATGAAATGGCCAAGGCCGGCGTCGAAATGGGGATGTGGGGCCTCGCCGCCAAAATGGCGAACATGCCGCTCGCGCGATTCATCGGTGGCGTGCGTACAGAAATTGCCACTGGTATTTCACTCGGCATTCAAAAAGACCCTGCCACGCTCGTCGCGCGCGCCAGTGAGGCCCTCGCGGCGGGATATCGCAAGGTGAAAATCAAGATCGAACCTGGGAACGACATCGAATGGGTGCGCGCCGTGCGGAACGCCGTCGGGCCCGACGCCCACCTCATGGCCGACGCGAACAACGCCTATTCGCTCGAAGACGCCGACCATCTCGCCAAGCTCGACGACCTCGGCTTGATGATGATCGAGCAACCGCTCTCGCACAACGATTTGGTGCGGCATGCGGCGCTGCAACGCAAACTCCGCACGCCCATCTGCCTCGACGAAAGCATCACGTCGCTCGAACGTGCGCAAGACATGGTCACGCTCGGCAGCGGCCGCATCATCAACATCAAGGCCGGGCGCGTGGGTGGCTTCGCCAGTTCGCTCGCCATTCACGATTACTGCCTCGAACAGGGCGTGCCAGTCTGGTGCGGCGGTATGCTCGAGAGTGGCATTGGGCGTGCGTACAATGTGGCGCTCGCGTCGCTCCCGAACTTCGTCTTGCCCGGCGATCTGAGTCCGAGTGCGCGCTACTGGGCACAAGATGTGGTCACCCCAGAGTGGACGATGACCGACGGCATGGTGCGCGTCCCACTCGACGTGCCGGGCATCGGCGTGACGGTGGATCGTGCCCGCGTTGAGTCGATCACCACGCGAACCGAAGTGCTCTCCGCGTGA
- a CDS encoding M20 family metallopeptidase, translating to MSNALPFTDAEIAALRALRRDLHQHPELSWQETRTQDTLERFLRAHGVSQVERIARTGLVARIPGLNPTAAPIALRGDIDALPIQEATGLPFASEHAGVMHACGHDVHASWAAGAAILLARNPATAEVRVIFQPAEEVGEGARAVIESGALTGVSVIYGAHVDRRFPVGEVVAQAGPLAASTDSFSITLHGSGAHGARPQESADPIIGVGALILAIQTIVSRRLDPALPGVVTVGSVQAGRAGNVIPESAELTGTIRATTPASRQLLNSELERIAHAVAATHRLRATVTLTDGTPPVVNDPRAADIAANAVRAVLGAQALIPLGTTNMGGEDFAFYQEQIPGCFMRVGAREAGGEMTAAHSSRFVADEECLFIGAAVLSECARLSCVSAAGSAATA from the coding sequence GTGAGCAACGCACTGCCGTTCACGGATGCCGAGATCGCGGCGCTCCGCGCGCTGCGTCGCGATCTGCACCAGCATCCGGAACTGTCGTGGCAAGAAACACGCACGCAAGACACGCTAGAGCGTTTCTTGCGTGCACACGGGGTGTCGCAGGTGGAGCGTATTGCGCGCACCGGTCTCGTGGCGCGCATTCCGGGGCTCAATCCCACCGCAGCGCCCATCGCGCTGCGCGGCGACATCGACGCACTCCCCATTCAGGAAGCCACCGGCTTGCCCTTTGCGTCCGAGCACGCCGGTGTGATGCACGCCTGCGGTCACGACGTGCACGCCTCGTGGGCGGCCGGCGCCGCAATTCTTCTAGCGCGGAATCCGGCGACGGCAGAAGTGCGCGTGATCTTTCAGCCTGCTGAAGAAGTGGGAGAGGGAGCGCGTGCCGTCATCGAAAGCGGCGCGCTTACCGGCGTCAGCGTCATCTACGGCGCGCATGTGGATCGGCGCTTTCCGGTTGGCGAAGTCGTGGCGCAAGCCGGACCACTCGCCGCCAGTACCGACTCCTTTTCCATTACACTGCATGGCTCTGGCGCGCACGGCGCGCGGCCGCAGGAATCCGCGGATCCCATCATTGGCGTGGGTGCATTGATTCTTGCGATACAGACGATTGTGTCGCGCCGTCTCGACCCTGCACTCCCGGGGGTCGTCACCGTCGGGTCGGTACAGGCCGGGCGCGCCGGGAATGTGATTCCGGAATCTGCGGAGCTCACCGGTACGATTCGCGCCACCACGCCAGCCTCGCGTCAGCTCCTCAACAGCGAGCTCGAGCGTATCGCGCACGCCGTGGCCGCGACGCACCGTCTGCGCGCCACCGTCACACTCACCGATGGTACGCCGCCTGTGGTCAACGACCCGCGCGCGGCTGACATCGCGGCCAACGCGGTGCGCGCAGTGCTCGGCGCGCAGGCGCTCATCCCGCTCGGCACCACCAATATGGGCGGCGAAGACTTCGCCTTCTATCAGGAACAGATTCCGGGGTGCTTTATGCGCGTTGGTGCGCGTGAGGCCGGCGGCGAGATGACGGCGGCACATTCGTCACGCTTTGTGGCCGACGAAGAATGTCTGTTCATCGGCGCAGCGGTGCTCAGTGAATGCGCACGCCTCAGCTGCGTCAGCGCCGCCGGATCTGCCGCGACCGCCTGA
- a CDS encoding phosphatidylserine/phosphatidylglycerophosphate/cardiolipin synthase family protein — MEPTVPPPPPPALPAGGGPSFARALWRLASARVTPGNRVELYSDGTRTFDAMIAIIEHAQQSVSLESYIFKADLVGKRFSGAMLDAARRGVHVRLLVDWLGRRGTPAKFFDELRRGGVDIRVFNRPGWKSWFGLLPRDHRKLLVADGHVGLTGGIGIGEEWQYGLLRRHRQPWRDTCVRIKGPAARDLESAFRRTWAIAGGEKKPRRKLRKLVRGAFGGDLDPATAIPSLVGIIEGEPWRLRVARALHLQAAAAQRSIWIASAYFVPSFAEVEALAGAARDGVDVRLLVPSRYDHPWIHGMTRRYYDRLLRNKVRIWEWGGEMMHAKTAVIDGRWTRVGSTDFNPLGVAINYELDAMIEDPVVGAAAEQMFEDDLRRSRQIRRR; from the coding sequence GTGGAACCCACGGTTCCGCCGCCGCCACCACCGGCGTTACCGGCGGGCGGCGGCCCTTCGTTTGCGCGCGCCCTCTGGCGGTTGGCGTCGGCGCGGGTGACCCCGGGCAATCGCGTGGAACTCTACTCTGATGGCACGCGGACCTTTGACGCGATGATCGCCATCATTGAGCACGCGCAGCAATCGGTGAGTCTGGAGAGCTACATCTTCAAAGCCGACCTGGTGGGCAAACGGTTCAGCGGCGCGATGCTCGATGCGGCGCGACGCGGGGTGCACGTTCGCTTACTGGTGGACTGGCTTGGACGACGCGGCACACCGGCCAAGTTCTTTGACGAGCTCCGCCGTGGCGGTGTGGACATACGGGTGTTCAATCGCCCTGGCTGGAAGTCGTGGTTTGGGTTGCTGCCGCGGGATCACCGGAAGCTGCTCGTCGCCGATGGGCATGTGGGGCTTACGGGCGGCATCGGGATTGGTGAAGAGTGGCAGTACGGATTGCTCCGCCGCCACCGGCAGCCGTGGCGCGACACCTGTGTGCGCATCAAAGGCCCAGCTGCGCGCGACCTCGAATCGGCTTTTCGCCGGACATGGGCCATTGCCGGTGGTGAAAAAAAGCCGCGCCGGAAGCTGCGCAAGCTGGTGCGCGGCGCGTTCGGCGGAGACCTCGATCCTGCGACGGCGATTCCCTCACTCGTCGGAATAATTGAAGGGGAGCCCTGGCGGTTGCGGGTCGCGCGGGCGTTGCACCTGCAGGCGGCTGCGGCGCAGCGATCCATTTGGATTGCGAGCGCGTATTTCGTACCGTCGTTTGCGGAGGTCGAAGCGCTGGCCGGCGCGGCGCGCGATGGCGTGGACGTGCGACTCTTGGTGCCGAGCCGCTATGACCATCCGTGGATTCACGGCATGACGCGCCGGTACTATGATCGGTTGTTGCGCAACAAGGTGCGCATCTGGGAATGGGGCGGCGAGATGATGCACGCCAAAACCGCCGTGATTGATGGTCGCTGGACGCGCGTGGGCTCCACCGACTTCAATCCACTCGGCGTGGCCATCAACTATGAGTTAGATGCGATGATCGAAGACCCGGTCGTCGGTGCTGCTGCCGAACAGATGTTCGAGGACGATCTCAGGCGGTCGCGGCAGATCCGGCGGCGCTGA
- a CDS encoding enoyl-[acyl-carrier-protein] reductase — translation MLNIDLTGKRALVAGVADDGGFGFAIAKSLAEAGATVCVATWPPALNIFLNLLERGKMDESRKLSDGSLLQFERIYPLDAVFDTLADAPEDVRTNKRYKDIGDFSIDGLRQRLVDDFGEQPLDIVVHSLANGPEVKKSLFEVSRAGYLAAVSASAYSMVSLVQRLGPITRRGGAFVSLSYLASQRAVPGYGGGMSSAKAALESDTHLLSYEAGRRFGVRVNTISAGPLASRAASAIGIVEILVNYYTANSPLTDPLTAEEVAWAATFLCSPLANGITGSTVYVDKGFHVMGIAVDRGTPGTL, via the coding sequence ATGCTCAACATTGACCTTACGGGAAAGCGGGCGCTCGTTGCCGGAGTCGCCGATGATGGCGGGTTCGGATTCGCCATCGCCAAGAGCCTCGCCGAAGCGGGGGCCACCGTCTGTGTGGCCACCTGGCCGCCGGCGCTCAACATCTTTCTGAACCTCCTCGAGCGCGGCAAAATGGACGAGTCGCGTAAGCTCTCGGACGGCTCGCTCCTGCAGTTCGAACGCATTTATCCGCTCGACGCCGTCTTCGACACCCTTGCTGACGCGCCAGAGGATGTGCGCACGAACAAGCGGTATAAAGACATTGGCGACTTCTCCATTGACGGCCTGCGCCAGCGTCTGGTGGACGATTTTGGCGAACAGCCGCTGGATATTGTCGTGCACTCGCTCGCCAATGGGCCCGAAGTCAAAAAATCGCTCTTCGAAGTGAGCCGAGCCGGGTATCTGGCCGCGGTCAGCGCCAGCGCCTATTCGATGGTCTCACTCGTGCAACGACTTGGACCGATAACGCGGCGCGGCGGGGCCTTTGTATCGCTCTCGTACCTCGCCAGCCAGCGGGCGGTCCCGGGCTATGGCGGCGGCATGTCGTCCGCAAAGGCAGCGCTCGAAAGCGACACGCACCTCCTCTCGTACGAGGCTGGGCGTCGCTTTGGCGTGCGGGTGAACACGATCAGCGCGGGACCGCTGGCCTCGCGCGCGGCCAGCGCCATTGGGATCGTTGAGATTTTGGTGAACTACTACACCGCCAACTCGCCGCTCACCGATCCGCTCACCGCCGAAGAAGTGGCGTGGGCCGCCACCTTCCTCTGTTCACCGCTCGCAAACGGTATCACAGGTTCCACCGTCTACGTGGACAAGGGATTCCATGTGATGGGGATTGCCGTGGATCGCGGAACGCCAGGCACGCTGTAA
- a CDS encoding GNAT family N-acetyltransferase, with protein sequence MTRHIRDAVAADHDAVLALNNSATPHVNALSAVKFAWLVEHAEHFRVCEDEAGLAGFVLTLRSGLKYWSENYHWFSARYDDFLYLDRVVVADRIRGQGVGQAIYHDLQTLVGAQWPRIVLEVNLRPANPASAAFHEQVGFRQVGIRESADSHEAVTMMERAT encoded by the coding sequence GTGACGCGGCATATTCGCGACGCTGTCGCTGCCGATCACGATGCGGTGCTGGCGCTGAACAACAGCGCCACACCGCACGTGAATGCGCTGTCTGCGGTAAAGTTTGCGTGGCTGGTGGAGCACGCCGAACACTTTCGCGTGTGTGAGGACGAGGCCGGGCTTGCCGGCTTCGTCCTCACGTTGCGAAGTGGGCTAAAATACTGGAGCGAGAACTATCACTGGTTCTCCGCTCGGTACGACGATTTTCTGTATCTCGATCGGGTGGTCGTTGCCGATCGGATTCGCGGTCAGGGCGTTGGTCAGGCGATCTACCACGACCTCCAGACGCTGGTCGGCGCGCAGTGGCCACGCATTGTGCTCGAAGTCAACCTTCGTCCAGCGAACCCTGCGTCGGCGGCGTTTCACGAACAAGTTGGCTTTCGGCAGGTGGGTATCCGCGAAAGCGCGGACAGCCACGAGGCCGTGACGATGATGGAGCGCGCGACCTAG
- a CDS encoding glycosyl hydrolase → MRVPSIVQAVARVSLILSAFAGAAAAQSIDTVAFAGMRWREIGPFRGGRSVAVAGSASRASEYYMGTSGSGVFKTTDGGMNWQPVTDKYFGGTVGSIGVAASNPDIVWVGGGETDIRGNTAPGDGVWLSKDAAKTWTRITFFDVKNHVTRIRIHPTNPDIVWVGVLGHAFGANEQRGVFKTMDGGKSWKKVLYRNDRTGVSDLIVDPNDPNVLYAAFWHAYRTPWSLNSGGPGGGLFKSTDGGENWTELTTNAGLPTGLWGKVGITVSPAKSTRLWALIEAEAGGVYRSDDGGATWAKVNEERKLRQRAWYYSKIYADPKDTNVVYALNVSWFRSRDGGKTFPQNIQVPHGDNHDLWIAPNDPNRMIEANDGGANVSVNYGRTWTAESFATAQMYHVETTNEFPYKICGAQQDNSTLCGPSRKSGGISIADWVEAGGGESGYIAANPKKPDIIFAGSYGGLLTRKDMRTGLTRDVNPWPDNPMGISSEDIKYKFQWTFPILFSPHDATVMYVGGSNVFMTRDEGQSYSIISPALARNDPKTLGASGGPITKDQTGVETYGVVFTIAESPLVKGVIWAGTDDGLVHITRDAGKTWKNVTPKDVGDFSRISLVEAGHFNAGTAYVAANRFQQDDFQPLLFKTTDYGATWTKIVTGIGATDFARVIREDPTRKGLLYAGTERGVWVSFDDGAKWQLLRMNMPMVPVHDLTIKEGDLIAATHGRSFWVLDDLSPLRQVTPASVAKEAHLYKPRDTYRVDWGGRGGGGARGGAAGNPPSGVNVYYTLSQPNQDVTLDFLDAKGKLIKSFSSKPDSAAAPAPITGDEEDGGRPTPPAPRPGNKVGLNVFAWNLRFPDAVTFPGLIMWAGDTRGPIAPAGTFSVRLIAGGKAQTQTFKLVNDPRSSASAEDQLAQFEFLLKVRDRVSEANEAVLSMRHVKSEVEARIKQAPNATAKSELTSNGDPLKGNITGVEAEVYQIKNQSNQDPLNFPIKLNNKLAALTGSVSSAPGRPTAQAQAVFGELNGKLDVQVKKMRKIYAEDLARYNELLKKHGLPAIDTKPKPKTAA, encoded by the coding sequence GTGAGAGTACCGTCCATCGTTCAAGCCGTCGCTCGAGTTTCGCTCATCCTGAGCGCTTTCGCGGGCGCCGCCGCCGCGCAGTCCATCGATACCGTGGCCTTTGCCGGGATGCGATGGCGCGAGATTGGGCCTTTTCGTGGTGGCCGATCGGTGGCCGTTGCCGGCTCTGCATCGCGCGCGAGTGAGTACTACATGGGGACGTCGGGCAGCGGCGTGTTCAAGACCACTGACGGTGGCATGAACTGGCAGCCGGTGACCGACAAGTATTTCGGTGGCACGGTCGGCTCGATTGGCGTCGCGGCCTCGAATCCGGACATCGTCTGGGTCGGCGGCGGCGAAACCGACATTCGCGGCAACACGGCGCCAGGCGATGGCGTGTGGCTCAGCAAGGACGCTGCCAAAACATGGACGCGCATCACGTTCTTTGATGTGAAGAATCATGTGACGCGCATTCGTATTCACCCGACCAATCCGGACATCGTCTGGGTTGGCGTGCTCGGCCACGCCTTTGGCGCGAATGAGCAGCGCGGCGTGTTCAAAACGATGGATGGCGGAAAGAGCTGGAAGAAGGTGCTCTACCGCAACGACCGCACCGGCGTGTCGGATCTTATTGTGGATCCGAATGACCCGAACGTGCTCTACGCGGCGTTCTGGCATGCGTACCGCACGCCCTGGTCGCTCAACTCAGGCGGGCCAGGTGGCGGACTCTTCAAGTCCACCGACGGCGGTGAAAACTGGACCGAACTGACCACGAACGCCGGACTACCGACGGGATTGTGGGGCAAGGTGGGCATTACGGTGTCGCCGGCCAAGTCCACGCGCCTGTGGGCGTTGATCGAAGCGGAAGCGGGTGGCGTGTACCGCTCCGACGACGGCGGCGCGACGTGGGCCAAGGTGAACGAAGAGCGCAAACTTCGGCAGCGCGCGTGGTACTACTCCAAGATCTACGCCGACCCGAAGGACACGAACGTGGTGTACGCATTGAACGTGTCGTGGTTCCGGTCGCGTGATGGTGGCAAGACTTTCCCGCAAAACATTCAAGTGCCGCACGGCGACAATCATGATCTGTGGATTGCGCCGAACGATCCGAATCGGATGATCGAGGCAAATGACGGTGGCGCGAACGTGTCGGTCAACTATGGCCGCACCTGGACCGCTGAGTCGTTTGCCACGGCGCAGATGTACCATGTGGAAACAACCAACGAATTTCCGTACAAGATTTGCGGCGCCCAGCAAGACAACTCGACGCTGTGCGGACCAAGCCGCAAATCAGGCGGCATTTCGATTGCTGACTGGGTCGAAGCAGGCGGCGGTGAGTCGGGATACATCGCCGCGAACCCGAAGAAGCCGGACATCATCTTTGCCGGCAGCTACGGCGGCCTGCTGACGCGCAAAGACATGCGCACCGGTCTCACGCGCGACGTGAATCCGTGGCCCGACAATCCGATGGGCATTAGCTCGGAAGACATCAAGTACAAGTTCCAGTGGACCTTCCCGATCCTTTTCTCGCCGCACGATGCCACCGTGATGTACGTGGGCGGCAGCAACGTCTTCATGACGCGCGATGAAGGGCAGAGCTACTCCATCATCAGTCCGGCGCTGGCGCGCAATGATCCCAAGACGCTCGGCGCCTCAGGCGGACCGATTACGAAGGATCAGACGGGCGTCGAGACGTACGGCGTGGTGTTCACGATTGCCGAATCGCCGCTGGTGAAGGGTGTGATCTGGGCTGGCACCGACGACGGGCTTGTCCATATCACGCGCGACGCCGGCAAGACGTGGAAGAATGTGACGCCAAAGGACGTTGGAGATTTCTCGCGTATCTCGTTGGTTGAAGCGGGTCACTTCAATGCCGGCACGGCGTATGTGGCCGCCAACCGTTTTCAGCAGGATGATTTTCAACCATTGCTGTTCAAGACCACCGATTACGGCGCCACGTGGACGAAGATCGTGACCGGCATTGGCGCTACGGATTTTGCGCGCGTGATTCGCGAAGATCCGACGCGTAAGGGACTGCTTTATGCCGGCACCGAGCGCGGCGTGTGGGTGTCATTCGATGACGGCGCCAAGTGGCAGTTGCTGCGGATGAACATGCCGATGGTGCCCGTGCACGATCTGACGATCAAGGAAGGGGACTTGATTGCGGCGACGCACGGTCGGTCGTTCTGGGTGCTCGATGACCTCTCGCCGCTCCGTCAGGTGACGCCGGCCTCCGTGGCCAAGGAAGCGCATCTCTACAAGCCGCGCGACACGTACCGCGTGGACTGGGGCGGTCGTGGCGGCGGCGGTGCACGTGGCGGTGCGGCGGGAAATCCGCCGAGTGGCGTGAACGTGTACTACACGCTGTCGCAGCCGAATCAGGATGTGACGCTCGACTTCCTCGACGCCAAAGGGAAGCTCATCAAGTCGTTCTCGTCGAAGCCTGATAGTGCGGCCGCGCCGGCGCCGATCACCGGTGACGAGGAAGACGGTGGTCGTCCAACTCCGCCGGCGCCCCGTCCGGGCAATAAGGTGGGACTCAATGTTTTTGCGTGGAATCTTCGCTTTCCGGATGCCGTCACGTTCCCAGGGCTGATTATGTGGGCCGGCGACACGCGTGGCCCGATCGCCCCGGCGGGCACGTTCAGTGTGCGCTTGATCGCTGGCGGCAAGGCGCAGACCCAGACGTTCAAGTTGGTCAACGACCCGCGCAGCTCGGCGAGTGCCGAAGACCAGTTGGCGCAGTTCGAGTTCTTGCTCAAGGTGCGTGATCGCGTGTCGGAAGCGAACGAAGCCGTGCTCTCGATGCGCCATGTGAAGAGTGAGGTCGAAGCCCGCATCAAGCAGGCACCGAACGCCACCGCGAAGAGCGAACTGACGTCCAATGGCGACCCGCTCAAGGGGAACATCACGGGCGTTGAAGCCGAGGTGTACCAGATCAAGAATCAGAGCAATCAGGACCCGCTCAACTTCCCAATCAAGCTGAACAACAAGCTCGCCGCGCTGACGGGCAGTGTGTCGTCGGCACCAGGGCGTCCCACGGCGCAGGCGCAAGCGGTGTTCGGCGAGCTCAACGGGAAGCTTGACGTGCAGGTGAAGAAGATGAGAAAGATCTACGCCGAAGATCTCGCGCGGTACAACGAGTTGTTGAAGAAGCACGGGTTGCCGGCGATCGACACGAAGCCGAAACCCAAAACGGCGGCGTGA